TCTTGTTATATTGGTTCTAAAGATAAACAATTATTTGAATAAAATAGAAGGACACCATATATTGGTTTAAATGCTCGATGTTGATATGATAAGACCGGTTTGATAGTTCTTTTCAGGTGAACAGGTTCAAATAACCGAACTCGAATCATCACTTGAGCATGTATAAATAATGTGTAAGTGACTACAACAATCTAAAACAGAGGTTTTATGGATCATTTTAGGTGAAATGGTCGAGTTATTAACAACGAACCGACTGTATGGTCTGTCTACAAATGTCGTTGATACGAGTTGGTTTTGTTTAATACATGAACGGCATGTATATTAACATACCAGAACTCATGTATATTAACATACCAGAACTCTAGAACAATGTGAAAATGTATTAGTCTATGAACTGGTTATAATGGTTTATGTTTATACAACCATTATATATACATTGGTTAAATTAGTTAAATCAGATCAGTATTTGCAAGTATACGATGGTTTACATTACCACTATGTATAATTTATTAAGGAATCAAATGTGGGTTTGTTAACCAATCCGGTTTTATAGGAGTAGATGTTATATTAGGAATCCCCTATATATTATTTGAGAAGCATTACAACTTCATTTTGTAGCCACATGTCATCACTAGAATGATTCTTAAAATCATTAGAGAAATATGTTGGTCTATCTAATTATATAATAAGCTTTTTATTAAACTAACAATAAATTCATCATTAATGTATTTTATTATTTCCTTAAATAAAATTTACGGAATTGCCTAATGTGGCTAAAGTATATATGGCAATTAATGATTTTGAATAATAAAGATTTGATAAAAAAATAGTGTATCTTCTATCATATTTGTTTAATTTTAAGCTATTAAATAAATTAAACAACCACAATAACCATATAATAAAAATTTAGATTTTTATGTATATGTTATATTTTGAATTTTTACAAACGGCTATAAATTACTAAAACTGTTAAAAGTCTCACATTCAAATTTTATGATCCATNNNNNNNNNNNNNNNNNNNNNNNNNNNNNNNNNNNNNNNNNNNNNNNNNNNNNNNNNNNNNNNNNNNNNNNNNNNNNNNNNNNNNNNNNNNNNNNNNNNNNNNNNNNNNNNNNNNNNNNNNNNNNNNNNNNNNNNNNNNNTTGATAAAAGTTTTGAACGATCATTGACAACTTATTTTTTTTAAATTATAAATTACTAAAACTATTAATCCCACAATGAAAATTTTGTTATCAGTAATTTAAAATTTTTTCTATAAATACAAATGATCAAAAAACTATATGAGTAGAAATCATCATTTAATAGACATTAATATTAAAAATATACTAAAATATATTATCTATGTTAGTATCATTTAAATTTAATAACATATCCTATCAGATAAAAAAAAAATTGGATTAATACAATTGATTTATATGTTCGCACCAATTTAATTATATTTTTAATAGTTACTAATTTATAATTATTTAATATATATTTATTATTTTATAATATGTAAAAATATTTAATTTATGTATATAATGTTGATCCCGCGCAGGGCGCGGATCTTAACCTAGTGATATATTATTAAGCCATATTATTAGTAATAAATGAATGATAACTGATTTTTAGTGAGGGTCTATTATTTAAAATATTACACATGAATCAAAGTTGTGACTTCTGCTTTAATATATAAGATAATATACTGCATAAACATCACAAATGCACATTTTTGTTCTTTCTTCTTGCATGACATTAAATCAAATATTAAACATGTGCATAAGCTACACATGATCTAGTGGTTGACGAATTTATAGGGACTAAGCAAATCCACTCGTAGACTTCTCCATGGGTCGTCTTTGACGTTCTTCGATGTCAACTTGTCAAGTGTGGATACAAACAAAAATAATAATTAATTCAAACAGCCCAATAAGACCCAAGAGGTGTGAATTAGCAAGCTTCCTAAATTACTCGCATTTATATTTTTTTTCCTTCTCTTTACTTGCACATCATAATGATTTTGAATTATATATATAGTAACTGGCCAACCTTGTTCCTAATAACTTGCATCAAAACCTCATAATTATATCATCACCTTCCTTCATACTCTTCCCCTGTCCTTCTCGTTTCCACCGACGCCGTCGATCAATTCGCCTCCATCTCTACCGGAGATTCTCGCCGATTATCCCTCCCCGGTCTCGTCTCTCTGTAATCTCTTTCAAAAACCCATCTCTGTTTCCGAAATTATCGACCTTGATTACTCTCCTGAATCTGGAATCTCCCCGATTCGGATTCAAAGCCTTTGACTTTCCTCTACAATCGAAGATCTCTTTCGATTTCAAACCGACCCATCATCGATTTCACGATCCCGTCTCGTTGATGAACACAACTAGGGTTTGCGGTGAGGTCTCCAAATCCGCGACAAAACCTCTCACTGTGTCGACCTCCCTCACGGAAACCGTCAACGGCTTCCACGAATTCAAGATCAGCGGCTACTCTCTCACCAAAGGCGTCGGAGTCGGCAAATACGTCGCCTCCGATACCTTCACCGTCGGCGGTCACTCGTGGGCTGTCTACTTCTACCCAGACGGAAAGAGTCCGGAGGATAACTCCTCTCACGTTTCTCTGTTCATTGCCTTGGCGAGCGAAGGAGCCGATGTGAGGGCTTTGTTCGAGCTCACGCTTGTTGATCAGAGTGGCAATGAGAAGCATAAGGTTCATAGCCATTTTGGAAGAGCGCTCGAGAGCGGACCCTATGCTCTTAAGTATCGTGGAAGCATGTGGTGAGTAACTTCTCTTCTCTCTGGTCCTGTAATGTTTCAATCTTGCAATAAAAAAAAACACGTTTTTGAGTGATTCCATGTTTGTGTTGTTTCAATGTTAGTAATGTATCTTGTTTGGTTTAGGGGATACAAGAGGTTTTTCAGGAGGGATAGTCTAGAGACATCAGACTATCTCAAGGACAATAGTCTCTTGGTTCGGTGCCGTGTCGGTGTGGTGAAGTCTTGCACCGAGGGACCGAGGGACTACAATATCAGTGTACCAGTTTCTAACTTGGGCCAACAGTTGGGGAGTCTTTTGGAAAGTGGGAAAGGCTGTGATGTTACTTTTGAAGTCGATGGAGAAACTTTCTCTGCTCACAAACTTGTTCTTGCAACGCGTTCTCCAGTTTTCAGGGCGCAGCTCTTTGGACCGTTAAGAGACAGAGACACCGACCGTATAGAGATAGAAGACGTGGAGGCCCCCATTTTCAAGGTCCGCTCTTTGATTCTCTTTCTGGGATTTATGTTTCAGTCTGGGAATGTGTAAGTAGATTAGATATCTACAGGTCTTATAGGAATAGATAGATTTCTTGGTTTGTTGCCTTTTTTTTTTCCGGGTGAGTGATTGTGGTGTCATACAGGATGTTCTGTTCAAGAATGTACCATCCGGGATCTTCTCCTGGGGCGCTACTCCTGTTGAGTTTACTTACCCGGGATAAGGTTCTTTCTTTCCGCTTCTCTTCCTGGTTGGTTGCATGAATGTCTTTTGCTCTTATTCCCACCAGACGTATCTATGTGGTTTAGATTAATGAACAAATTGATTATTTGGCACATTAGTGAGATTGGGTGGTGGGTTTAGAGTTTCAAAATTTTCATGAACACTTGACTGCCATGATAGGTTTTGTGATGTAATGTCAGGTCCTATAAGTTGCTTCTAGGGCTATTAGTCTTTGCTTTAGGTTCAGATCCTAACTCATGGTAGTTTTATTGTCACTGGTATGCTCTGACACAAACTCCTTGTTTCCCTGTTTTGTGTTATTGCTCTTGTGCAGGTTTTGCTTCATTTTATCTACTGGGACGAATTGCCTGATATGCAAGAGTTAATAGGCACAGATTCCAAATCGGCTTCTACTCTTGTGGCTCAGCATCTGCTTGCAGCGGCAGACCGGTATGCTCTTGAGCGGCTTAAAGCTATCTGCGAGTCAAAACTTTGTGAAGGAATCACCGTAAACACGGTTGCAACCACCTTGGCCCTAGCGGAGCAGCACCACTGTTTCCAGCTAAAAGCAGTCTGTCTCAAATTCGTGGCGTCGCCAGAGAATTTGAAAGGTAAAAAAAAAAAGAGGCTCATGCTCTTTACTGTGAAATAGTTCCAAGTCAGCTCTCTGCTCATGTTATTTTCCCTCTCTTTTTTTTTTTATCAGCTGTGATGCAAACGGATGGGTTTGATTATCTAAAAAGGAGCTGTCCATCTCTACTAACTGAGCTATTGAAGTATTTGGCGAGGCTTAGGGAACACTCTGTAACTGCACCGGGACATCCAAAAGATATATTTGCTGATGGTTGTGATTCCAATGGAAGAAGAGTGAAGCAACGGTTGCATTAAACAGAATTGTGCATTGTATAATCACTGTTAAAGATAATGGCTGATCTGAAACTATCTGATCCAGCAAGTACAATGAATCCTTTTCAATCTTTGTATTAAGATCAAATATCCAATGAAATTTGGTTACTAATCCTTGTGTTTATCTGACATTAATTCTTTGAGGGAATATAGTGAGTGATACAATAAGAAAACAAAACAATTTTATAAAGACAAAGAACATGGCAGGATCTTGCTTCTTACCCTTCTTAAGCCATGTCTCTCCCTAAGACGTTATGTAGTAAAGCTTCTGCTAGCCCCAAAACATCATCTTAGTACCAGCGACTCGTTGCAGTATCTTGCCGTCCACCCACTTTCTGCGGTATATACTGAGGGTTTTGTTTTAACCTGCTTGAACCTTCGGAGTCTTCATCTCCTCTGTTGCTTTTGCAAGGTTGAGGAGTTCTCTTCGGATACTGAGCCGCACCAGCTGGATTTCTGACCATCCTACGCTGTTGTTGTTCAAGAGCTTCGACTCCTGTAGCTGCTCCGCAGTTGTTATAGCGTAACACTGATCCAACTACTTTTCCAGGCCTAGCTACTGCAGCACCTGCTTCATTACAACAAGGTAAAATTTTCAGAAACCAAAGAAGTTCTTGCATCAAAACTATATCAAACAGAGAGAGCGCATGAGACCTTGGATTGTTTGAGGGACGTTAACAGGAACTCTCCTGTCTGAACCACGCGGTCGCTCTGTATCTCTGATGCTACACTTGGAGAGTCCATCAGTGACTTCCACTGAACTCTGTTGTGCAGCCGCTGCATGATTGTTATCAGAGTACAAAACGCAAGCCCTGCAGAACATAAGAGCATAGACTCACTGTACTGTCTCTAAAGAATCCCAAAATGTTAACAGAAAGTGAACCATACCTAGGTAACGATGCGTGCTGCTGTCTCTCTGGAGGGTTGTGAGAAGTACCATTCTTGTAGTGTTCCTCAAGGTATGCAAACTGTTTCTTGAAATGCTCCACCGCACTGCGGGATGAACAATGCATATCTTTAAAGATCATGGACGAGTAAAACAGGAGTATATTGATGAAGCAGGTAAGTAAGTACCTAGGATACATAAAGTTCGTTGGCTCTGATCCATCCAGGTATTCTTTCAGCATCTTTGGGTGATACTCAAGAGACTCTCTATAAATGAGCTCTCGCACGTCCTCTTTTGTGATCCTCCGCCTCTCAAACTCGAATTCCAACTTTGTGACGGGTTGACAAGAGGGCTCTCTTTCAACCTTAGCTAAATTCTTGAAGTATGGATCCGCAAGTGCCTGTGAAGTCACACATAAAACCATAAATTTTAATTGAATACAAAAGGAATGTAATGTGTGAAGCACCTCTTCAGATGTAGGCCTGTCCTTGGGTTCAAAAGACAACATCTTCTCTAGAAGACGAAGAGCGAGAGGATCAGCATGTGGGAACTTATGTGAAAAAGAAATAGGCTTCTTCTTCCTCATGCTGCTTAAGTATCTCCGAGCTTTCTCGTTCCTCACCTGTCACATTCAGTACAAGCAGTTCAGCCAAGAAAAACTAACAATGCAGCGGCGCTAATCATTGTGGTAAAAGACACTGACCCTTCCAATAGCTTCCGCAGATGGAGTTCCCAACATATCAGTCATCAGATCCAATTGATGAACCACATTTTTCCCGGGGAAAAGAGGCTTCCCTGTTAAGAGCTCTGCAAAGATACACCCTATGCTCCATATATCTATCGCCGGTGTATACTGAACATAAGCAAAGAACTCTATTTAAAAACATTTCTAAGACAATTACAGTTAACATGTGATGAAACAAAATCATGGTCACCTTAGAGAAAAATGATCCACACAGTTCCGGAGCACGGTACCATCTAGTAGCTACATAGTCCTGTGGTCATAAAGCAAATGTGTTACATACTAAATAAAGAGTAATTTTTTAAAGGTAACCACTGGATTACTACTCACAGTCCAGAATATAGCAGTTGGTGTATCATTGAATGCCACTCTCGCAAGCCCAAAATCACAGATCTTGAGTTTACAATCAGCATTAGCCAATATGTTTTTCGGTTTCAGGTCCCTATGAAAGACATTAGCTGATAAAAAAAAACTCAGCTTAACAACAAAGATCATCATCCCCACACTTATTGAAACGTTTACTAGCTCAAACCTGTGTGTATATACTTGAGTCCACGGAGAAGCTGATAAAGAAAAAACTGGTAATGCTCAGGAGTCAAGTCATCATTCGCCTTGATAACCTGGTGAAGATCAGACTCCATGAGCTCGAAAACAACGTAAATGTCTTTGAACTCTCTCCTCGAAGGTGGGAGCAAGATGTGTTTGATCTCGACGATGTCCGGATGCTGCAGGAACCTGAGGAGTTTGATCTCGCGGAGGATGCGCGTGGCGTCGGAGACGTGCTCGAAGATGTCGTTGATCTTCTTGATGGCGACTTTCTCTCCCGTGTGGGTGTCGTAAGCCGAGCAGACGAGGCCGTAGCTGCCTTTGCCGATCACTTCCTCGATTCTGTATCTGGTGCCTTCTCCGTATTCAGTGAAGAAGTCTGATTCGACCGATGACTGAATAACGCAATGTCAGTAAAAGGTTTTGTAAGAGAGACAGACCAAAGAAGGAACATAGTGTGACAAAACTGACAAAAAGAAGAGAAAGAAAGGTAAGACCTTTTTGCGTTGGTCAGGATGCATCTTCAGCTACAGAGCATATGAATCACTTCTGAGTCCAAAGTAGTGAGCTTTGAATCAAGGCTAACGCGGAGAGATGGAAAGGGATTGAGATCACAGAGTTTGCTTCAGTGAAGATTTAGTAAAGCTCAGAAGGGAGATTGAAACAAATCAGAACACTTGCGAAGACCAAAGGAGAGGAAAGTTTGTGGATCAAATCGATGGATCAGAAGTAAGTAAGAAGAAGAAAAGGTCGATGGGTATTTTTGAGAACAGAACAGAGCATGTATATGTACTTATGTAGTATTAGTATTACTGATGTGATTTCTCTATGTGGTAATTGAAAAAAAGCAGATAAGCGGAGTCTGATTATACTACTATGAAAAGTCCTATCCTATTTACCCTCACGTTTTTGGTTACTCGCGGCTTTGGATAATGTCCAAAAGACGGATATAATAGTCTATATTTTTACTTTTGTATAAACTATTGTTTTGTGTTCCATTTAATTATTCGGAAGTATAATCCTTTTTAAAAAACTTTATAGGCTTCTTTAATTTCATATTGATATTAAGTCATCTAATGATATAAATGATGTAGATTTTACCATGAATTTCTCACTATAATTAAAGGGAAACAAAAATTTCAAACATGTTTAATGAACGAAAACATATGTTTCAAAAACCATCAATTTATTTATAAAAAATGGGAATATGATGGATAAACAGAACATCTATAACGGATATTAAAATGTTCGTTGACAAAAAAGAG
The DNA window shown above is from Brassica oleracea var. oleracea cultivar TO1000 chromosome C3, BOL, whole genome shotgun sequence and carries:
- the LOC106335223 gene encoding BTB/POZ and MATH domain-containing protein 1 isoform X2, whose product is MNTTRVCGEVSKSATKPLTVSTSLTETVNGFHEFKISGYSLTKGVGVGKYVASDTFTVGGHSWAVYFYPDGKSPEDNSSHVSLFIALASEGADVRALFELTLVDQSGNEKHKVHSHFGRALESGPYALKYRGSMWGYKRFFRRDSLETSDYLKDNSLLVRCRVGVVKSCTEGPRDYNISVPVSNLGQQLGSLLESGKGCDVTFEVDGETFSAHKLVLATRSPVFRAQLFGPLRDRDTDRIEIEDVEAPIFKVRSLILFLGFMMFCSRMYHPGSSPGALLLLSLLTRDKVLLHFIYWDELPDMQELIGTDSKSASTLVAQHLLAAADRYALERLKAICESKLCEGITVNTVATTLALAEQHHCFQLKAVCLKFVASPENLKAVMQTDGFDYLKRSCPSLLTELLKYLARLREHSVTAPGHPKDIFADGCDSNGRRVKQRLH
- the LOC106335223 gene encoding BTB/POZ and MATH domain-containing protein 1 isoform X1 produces the protein MNTTRVCGEVSKSATKPLTVSTSLTETVNGFHEFKISGYSLTKGVGVGKYVASDTFTVGGHSWAVYFYPDGKSPEDNSSHVSLFIALASEGADVRALFELTLVDQSGNEKHKVHSHFGRALESGPYALKYRGSMWGYKRFFRRDSLETSDYLKDNSLLVRCRVGVVKSCTEGPRDYNISVPVSNLGQQLGSLLESGKGCDVTFEVDGETFSAHKLVLATRSPVFRAQLFGPLRDRDTDRIEIEDVEAPIFKVLLHFIYWDELPDMQELIGTDSKSASTLVAQHLLAAADRYALERLKAICESKLCEGITVNTVATTLALAEQHHCFQLKAVCLKFVASPENLKAVMQTDGFDYLKRSCPSLLTELLKYLARLREHSVTAPGHPKDIFADGCDSNGRRVKQRLH
- the LOC106335222 gene encoding mitogen-activated protein kinase 16-like, encoding MHPDQRKKSSVESDFFTEYGEGTRYRIEEVIGKGSYGLVCSAYDTHTGEKVAIKKINDIFEHVSDATRILREIKLLRFLQHPDIVEIKHILLPPSRREFKDIYVVFELMESDLHQVIKANDDLTPEHYQFFLYQLLRGLKYIHTANVFHRDLKPKNILANADCKLKICDFGLARVAFNDTPTAIFWTDYVATRWYRAPELCGSFFSKYTPAIDIWSIGCIFAELLTGKPLFPGKNVVHQLDLMTDMLGTPSAEAIGRVRNEKARRYLSSMRKKKPISFSHKFPHADPLALRLLEKMLSFEPKDRPTSEEALADPYFKNLAKVEREPSCQPVTKLEFEFERRRITKEDVRELIYRESLEYHPKMLKEYLDGSEPTNFMYPSAVEHFKKQFAYLEEHYKNGTSHNPPERQQHASLPRACVLYSDNNHAAAAQQSSVEVTDGLSKCSIRDTERPRGSDRRVPVNVPQTIQGAAVARPGKVVGSVLRYNNCGAATGVEALEQQQRRMVRNPAGAAQYPKRTPQPCKSNRGDEDSEGSSRLKQNPQYIPQKVGGRQDTATSRWY